From the Bacillus sp. FJAT-22090 genome, the window ACAAGATTATTGTAGCATTTGTCTGTTTGAAAAAATATATACCTCTGTTAATTTTATGAAAAAAATTGTTTAATAAACTTTATCACCATTAAAAATTGAATTTTTAACGATAACATAATCTACATTTCGGATAGCTTCAAGTTTATTTCCTCCAGCATATGAAATAGAAGATTGAAGATCTTGCTCCATTTCTTTCAATGTATCCTCAAGTGGCCCTTTGTGTTCTACATACATTTTTTTGCCTTCTACATTTTTCTTTTCGCCTTTTTGGAATTCAGAAGCAGAACCGAAATATTCTTTATAGAGCTTTCCATCTTTTTCGATTGTTTTTCCTGGAGACTCTTCGTGACCAGCAAATAGTGATCCAATCATTACCATAGATGCACCAAAGCGTACAGATTTAGCGATATCACCATGCGTACGGATTCCTCCATCAGCAATAATCGGTTTGCTTGCAGCCTTTGCACACCAACGAAGTGCTGCTAGTTGCCAACCACCCGTCCCAAAGCCTGTTTTAATCTTCGTAATACATACTTTACCTGGACCAATTCCTACTTTAGTTGCATCGGCACCAGCATTTTCTAATTCTCTAACCGCTTCTGGTGTTCCAACATTACCTGCAATAACAAAGCTAGCTGGTATATGTTTTTTAATATGTTGAATCATATTAATTACTGCATTCGAGTGTCCATGTGCAATATCAATTGTTATAAATTCAGGTACTATTTGTTCCTCTGCTAATTGCTCAATAAATGAATATTCTTCTTCTTTAACACCTACACTAATTGAAGCGATTAGTCCTCGAGATTGCATATCTTTAATAAAAGAAATCCGCTTTTCTGGTTCAAAACGATGCATGATATAGAAATAACCATTTTCCGCTAAATAATTTGCGATTTTAT encodes:
- the guaC gene encoding GMP reductase, translating into MDNVFDYEDIQLIPAKCVVNSRSECDTTVTLGGHTFKLPVVPANMQTIIDDKIANYLAENGYFYIMHRFEPEKRISFIKDMQSRGLIASISVGVKEEEYSFIEQLAEEQIVPEFITIDIAHGHSNAVINMIQHIKKHIPASFVIAGNVGTPEAVRELENAGADATKVGIGPGKVCITKIKTGFGTGGWQLAALRWCAKAASKPIIADGGIRTHGDIAKSVRFGASMVMIGSLFAGHEESPGKTIEKDGKLYKEYFGSASEFQKGEKKNVEGKKMYVEHKGPLEDTLKEMEQDLQSSISYAGGNKLEAIRNVDYVIVKNSIFNGDKVY